A region of Theileria annulata chromosome 2, complete sequence, *** SEQUENCING IN PROGRESS *** DNA encodes the following proteins:
- a CDS encoding uncharacterized protein (small overlap at the 3' end with gene TA14245;~1 probable transmembrane helix predicted for TA14250 by TMHMM2.0 at aa 7-29;~Signal peptide predicted for TA14250 by SignalP 2.0 HMM (Signal peptide probability 0.670, signal anchor probability 0.191) with cleavage site probability 0.440 between residues 22 and 23), with protein MQLLKSTLFIYFIIYSGSFCSAKFGLDFLARKMNSAVDLAMNYAIMNETLSFKEAADFTADGESFMSYTLEPGSAIKFYCGTSQTIDSRQILMYPQDLKTNSLAPMSKSGINHSIKRVVRNFDLFRSDSTLIYALAEFLGGGYMIQYPADSVIVSNNPDFSLNFACVYDPNAPYTDNEPDELNGGEEKKDLLYRWVEVKFKNVYPMSYGCGSKGYPLFSNLSPGYGLDFLSETFLQPGSNCEIEPKPGMVIGIYCAVGETFNDELCFRDASGNIFFDQNYKHSGGLHLHLYRVPDSGYDSDVNFLCECKGKNGETRAQVRVRKYSTMNCDLTKIFSNYKPGKKITLQACRRDLRPGESLKLTVPANFSKFNYMNASYSSLLEPIEVRFYAYRQKLDDYQVCFVTVLAHIYSTELLSYLSSYLSYPSVLAVRKVKLRDLIVGNGLDIEKSVVPGGVQYIFKYKKDSILILTSETVSFEYFWTLFYKNPRERDVISYLNMNEKVVAVVSIGLFPTDPYTYGCGTRNDIFRKELLDFRSELINNKPASICRVDGKNSPIGFYCPKPFLLEPRDCFKSVLVSTDEGEKSVDLVKVDKHARHFTTKNLVVLDTYSNGGHVGPAQNEGGANYEDDNEYVNASEIMCKCVDEEGNLVASITVQLDKPVEAEKEGAEEDGGIPEPQENSGVEEDTGIPETTIY; from the exons ATGCAGCTCCTTAAGTCGACattgtttatatatttcataatttattctgGGTCCTTTTGTTCGGCCAAGTTTGGGTTAGATTTCTTGGCTAGAAAGATGAACAGCGCAGTTGATTTGGCAATGAACTACGCGATTATGAATGAAACACTTTCGTTTAAGGAGGCGGCTGATTTTACGGCCGACGGTGAGAGTTTTATGAGCTACACTTTGGAGCCGGGGAGCGCAATTAAGTTTTACTGTGGAACTTCTCAGACCATTGATAGCCGCCAGATCCTTATGTACCCTCAGGATCTGAAAACAAACTCTCTGGCGCCCATGTCAAAGAGTGGAATTAATCATAGCATAAAGCGGGTGGTTAGGAACTTTGACCTTTTCCGAAGCGATTCGACTCTGATTTATGCGTTGGCTGAATTTTTAGGTGGAGGTTACATGATCCAGTACCCAGCGGACTCTGTTATTGTATCCAATAACCCTGACTTTAGCCTCAACTTTGCCTGCGTTTATGATCCCAATGCTCCTTACACTGATAATGAACCTGATGAGTTAAACGGTGGGGAAGAAAAGAAGGATTTGTTGTACCGGTGGGTTGAGgttaaatttaagaatGTGTATCCAATGAGTTATGGTTGTGGTAGTAAGGGTTATCCTTTGTTTAGTAACTTGAGTCCTGGATATGGTCTTGATTTTCTGAGTGAAACTTTTTTGCAGCCTGGTAGTAACTGTGAAATTGAGCCTAAACCTGGGATGGTAATTGGGATTTACTGTGCTGTTGGTGAGACTTTTAATGACGAGCTTTGCTTCCGTGACGCCAGTGGAAACATTTTCTTTGACCAAAATTACAAGCACTCTGGCGgtcttcatcttcatttGTACCGCGTTCCTGACTCTGGCTATGACTCTGACGTGAACTTTTTATGTGAGTGCAAGGGTAAGAACGGCGAAACTAGGGCTCAGGTTCGCGTACGTAAATATTCTACTATGAATTGCGACTTGACTAAGATTTTCTCGAACTATAAGCCTGGGAAGAAGATTACTCTTCAGGCTTGCAGGCGTGACTTACGTCCTGGCGAGTCTCTTAAGCTTACTGTTCCCGCCAATTTTAGCAAGTTTAACTACATGAACGCCAGCTATTCTTCTCTTCTGGAGCCTATTGAAGTTAGATTTTACGCTTATAGGCAAAAACTTGACGATTATCAGGTTTGTTTTGTTACTGTGCTAGCTCACATCTACTCTACTGAGCTATTAAGTTATTTATCTAGTTATTTATCCTATCCTAGTGTATTAGCT GTACGTAAGGTGAAGTTGAGAGATTTGATTGTTGGAAACGGTTTGGATATTGAGAAGTCTGTTGTGCCGGGCGGTGTACAGTACATTTTCAAGTATAAAAAGGATTCGATTCTGATTTTAACGAGTGAAACTGTTTCTTTCGAGTACTTCTGGACTCTGTTTTACAAGAACCCGAGGGAACGCGATGTGATTTCATATTTGAACATGAATGAGAAGGTTGTTGCTGTCGTCAGCATTGGGTTGTTTCCTACTGATCCTTATACTTATGGTTGTGGAACTCGAAATGACATTTTCCGTAAGGAGCTTCTTGACTTTAGGAGTGAGCTGATCAATAACAAACCTGCTTCGATCTGCAGAGTCGATGGCAAAAACAGTCCCATTGGGTTTTACTGTCCGAAACCCTTTCTACTTGAGCCCAGGGATTGTTTCAAGTCTGTTCTGGTGTCGACTGATGAGGGCGAGAAATCAGTTGACCTGGTCAAAGTCGACAAGCACGCCCGACACTTTACCACCAAGAATCTCGTCGTTCTGGACACATATTCTAATGGCGGCCACGTGGGTCCAGCTCAGAATGAAGGTGGTGCTAACTACGAAGATGATAACGAGTATGTAAATGCTAGTGAGATTATGTGTAAATGTGTTGATGAGGAGGGTAACTTGGTTGCTTCAATCACTGTCCAGTTGGACAAACCCGTCGAGGCTGAGAAAGAGGGTGCTGAAGAAGATGGTGGGATTCCTGAACCTCAAGAGAATTCGGGCGTTGAAGAGGATACTGGGATTCCCGAGACTACGATATACTAA